A single Parabacteroides timonensis DNA region contains:
- a CDS encoding DUF4922 domain-containing protein — protein sequence MNQQAKELIREHLTFWELAQVNYAALEKVQTRILEVNGYPVILQFNPERIRSSAAKIDKQSLAARPCFLCEANRPGNQQWIDFGEEYQIMVNPYPIFREHLTIPLRAHLEQRISSRYKDMLLLAEALTDFIIFYNGPKCGASAPDHMHFQAGNKGFLPLETNWRKVRKEVVFSSGQATLFALRDFLQPMFVLVSADKEDAVVLFNHLYSLLPIRTEEYEPMMNVLVWTEAGQWITCVYPRKKLHPACYYVEGDANILISPATVEMAGVFITPLEKDFRKVTSGDLQQIISETCLSAEEMDQLISKSKSYSL from the coding sequence ATAAATCAACAGGCTAAAGAATTAATACGCGAACATCTTACCTTTTGGGAGCTGGCACAGGTAAACTATGCCGCTCTCGAAAAGGTGCAGACCCGTATATTGGAGGTGAATGGTTATCCCGTTATTCTTCAGTTCAATCCGGAGCGTATCCGTTCGTCGGCAGCGAAGATCGATAAACAGTCGTTGGCTGCCCGTCCCTGTTTCCTTTGTGAGGCGAACCGTCCCGGCAATCAACAATGGATTGACTTTGGGGAAGAGTATCAGATCATGGTGAATCCGTATCCTATCTTTCGCGAACATCTGACCATCCCGCTTCGGGCACATCTGGAACAACGTATCTCTTCCCGTTATAAAGATATGTTGTTGTTGGCTGAAGCCCTGACAGATTTCATCATTTTTTATAACGGCCCGAAATGCGGAGCATCAGCTCCCGATCATATGCATTTTCAGGCAGGAAATAAAGGCTTCCTGCCGCTCGAGACAAACTGGCGGAAAGTCCGGAAAGAGGTGGTGTTTTCTTCCGGACAGGCAACCTTATTTGCTTTAAGGGATTTCCTGCAACCGATGTTCGTTCTCGTGTCTGCAGATAAGGAAGACGCTGTCGTTCTTTTCAACCACCTGTACTCTTTGCTACCGATCAGGACGGAGGAGTACGAACCTATGATGAACGTATTGGTCTGGACGGAAGCCGGACAATGGATCACCTGTGTTTATCCGCGAAAGAAACTGCATCCTGCCTGCTATTATGTCGAAGGGGATGCCAATATATTGATCAGTCCGGCAACGGTCGAAATGGCCGGTGTTTTTATCACTCCACTGGAAAAAGATTTCCGTAAAGTGACCTCCGGAGACCTGCAACAAATTATAAGTGAAACTTGCCTCTCCGCGGAGGAGATGGATCAGTTAATCAGTAAATCTAAATCATACTCCTTATGA
- a CDS encoding ATPase has translation MILIADSGSTKTDWCVIERGKPALRFQTRGMNPFFQTEEEIGKEIETGLLPALKDLIPSAVYFYGAGCAFPEKNEMIRRSVNRYLSVPVEVGSDLLAAARALCGDEPGIACILGTGSNSCYYDGKEIIKNVSPLGFILGDEGSGAVLGKLLIGDVLKNQLPPALKEQFLTQYGLTPASIMDKVYRQPFPNRFLAGLSPFIREHLDEPAIWELVTRSFLAFFTRNVKQYDCFELPVHLVGSVAWYYQDILKDIAFDLGLHLGAIAQSPMEGLIAYHGK, from the coding sequence ATGATACTAATAGCCGACAGTGGTTCCACCAAGACAGATTGGTGTGTAATAGAAAGAGGAAAACCTGCCCTTCGTTTTCAAACGCGAGGTATGAATCCTTTCTTTCAGACGGAGGAGGAGATAGGGAAGGAGATTGAAACCGGATTACTGCCTGCATTAAAAGACCTTATACCTTCCGCTGTCTATTTTTACGGGGCGGGTTGTGCTTTCCCTGAAAAGAATGAAATGATACGTCGGTCTGTTAACCGGTATCTGTCTGTACCTGTTGAGGTAGGGAGTGATCTCTTGGCTGCTGCCCGTGCTTTATGTGGCGACGAGCCGGGGATAGCTTGTATTCTGGGAACCGGTTCGAACTCCTGTTATTACGATGGTAAAGAGATTATAAAGAACGTTTCTCCCCTGGGATTTATTCTGGGAGATGAGGGAAGCGGTGCTGTATTGGGTAAGCTATTGATTGGGGATGTCTTGAAAAACCAACTACCTCCGGCCCTTAAAGAGCAGTTTCTTACACAATATGGGTTGACTCCGGCATCGATTATGGACAAGGTTTACCGGCAACCTTTCCCTAACCGTTTTCTGGCCGGCCTTTCCCCTTTTATACGGGAGCATTTGGATGAACCTGCCATTTGGGAACTGGTCACCCGTAGCTTTCTGGCATTTTTTACCCGAAACGTGAAGCAGTATGATTGTTTTGAATTACCTGTCCACCTGGTCGGTTCAGTCGCCTGGTATTATCAGGATATACTGAAAGATATTGCTTTTGATTTGGGTCTCCATCTTGGAGCGATTGCGCAAAGTCCGATGGAGGGATTGATTGCGTATCATGGTAAGTAA
- a CDS encoding MFS transporter: MKTKRTSPWCWIPSLYFAEALPYVAVMTISVIMYKRLGISNTDIALYTSWLYLPWVIKPFWSPFVDLLKTKRWWVVTMQFLIGAGLAGIAFTIPMDHFFQVTLAVFWLVAFSSATHDIAADGFYMLALDSHDQAFYVGIRSTFYRIATIAGQGLLVMLAGALEDSTGKIPFAWSITFLILAGLFIGLCLYHKYILPVPKSDKAAVTVTASTIFKEFFATFVSFFRKKQALVAILFMLFYRFPEAQLVKLVTPFLIDPREVGGLGLTTSEIGLVYGTIGIIGLTLGGIIGGIVAAHGGLKKWLWPMALAITLPDLVFIYLSSALPESLLVINVCVFVEQFGYGFGFTAYMLYLIYFSDGEHKTAHYAICTAFMALGMMLPGMIAGWLQEELGYVNFFWWVMGCCLITLAVTAFLKIDPAFGKKDRTID; encoded by the coding sequence ATGAAAACAAAACGAACATCCCCCTGGTGTTGGATACCCTCGCTTTATTTTGCAGAGGCATTGCCTTATGTTGCTGTGATGACAATCTCCGTTATCATGTATAAACGGCTGGGGATCAGTAATACCGATATAGCCCTGTACACCAGTTGGCTGTATCTCCCCTGGGTAATCAAACCTTTCTGGAGTCCGTTTGTCGATCTGTTGAAAACGAAACGCTGGTGGGTTGTCACCATGCAGTTCCTGATAGGAGCAGGATTGGCCGGTATCGCTTTTACTATCCCGATGGATCATTTCTTTCAGGTGACCCTGGCCGTTTTCTGGCTGGTGGCTTTCAGTTCGGCTACACACGATATTGCAGCGGACGGTTTTTATATGCTGGCACTCGACTCGCACGATCAGGCTTTCTATGTCGGGATACGAAGTACCTTTTATCGTATTGCAACCATTGCCGGACAAGGATTACTTGTGATGCTGGCCGGAGCTTTGGAGGACAGCACCGGAAAGATTCCGTTCGCTTGGTCGATCACTTTCCTGATCCTGGCCGGACTATTTATCGGTCTCTGCCTGTATCATAAGTATATTTTGCCGGTTCCGAAGTCCGATAAAGCGGCTGTAACAGTTACTGCTTCTACCATATTTAAAGAATTCTTTGCTACATTTGTCTCGTTTTTCAGGAAGAAACAGGCATTGGTCGCTATACTGTTCATGCTATTCTATCGTTTTCCCGAGGCACAACTGGTCAAGCTGGTAACACCTTTCCTGATCGATCCGCGCGAAGTGGGTGGTTTGGGACTTACTACTTCTGAGATCGGCCTGGTGTATGGTACAATCGGTATTATAGGCCTGACGCTGGGAGGTATTATCGGGGGAATCGTGGCGGCGCATGGCGGATTAAAGAAATGGCTTTGGCCGATGGCGCTGGCAATCACATTGCCTGATCTGGTTTTTATCTACCTGAGTAGTGCACTTCCTGAAAGCCTGCTGGTCATTAATGTATGTGTGTTTGTTGAACAGTTCGGTTACGGATTTGGTTTTACTGCCTATATGTTGTACCTGATCTATTTCTCCGATGGTGAACATAAAACGGCTCATTATGCGATATGTACCGCTTTTATGGCATTGGGGATGATGCTTCCGGGAATGATTGCCGGGTGGTTGCAGGAGGAACTGGGATATGTGAACTTCTTCTGGTGGGTGATGGGATGTTGCCTGATCACACTGGCTGTAACTGCTTTCCTTAAGATAGATCCGGCATTCGGTAAAAAAGACAGAACGATCGATTAA
- a CDS encoding porin family protein — protein sequence MKKVTGLVLVILMVFIAVPAKSQLKFGLKGGVNISSVHLNSDILKADNVTGFQIGPMIETTIPLVGIGLDAAILYSQKGLELKAKGTEKTSIKTDYLDVPVNLKWKFGIPLVKAYLSAGPYIGFRVGGDKIWNVLGEQMKTKNFSAGLNFGVGAELISHLQVGINYGLGLTDNYSADKLDLGGAKNRGWSITAAVLF from the coding sequence ATGAAGAAGGTTACAGGTTTAGTTTTGGTTATTTTGATGGTATTCATAGCCGTGCCGGCTAAGTCACAACTGAAGTTCGGATTAAAAGGAGGAGTAAACATATCGTCCGTTCATCTGAATTCTGATATATTGAAAGCGGATAATGTGACAGGGTTCCAGATCGGTCCGATGATCGAGACAACAATTCCACTGGTAGGTATCGGACTGGATGCGGCGATCCTTTATTCTCAGAAAGGACTGGAACTGAAAGCGAAAGGTACTGAAAAGACCAGTATAAAAACGGATTATCTCGATGTACCGGTCAATTTGAAATGGAAATTCGGTATTCCTCTTGTTAAAGCTTATCTGTCGGCCGGACCCTATATCGGTTTCCGTGTCGGAGGAGATAAAATCTGGAATGTTTTGGGCGAACAGATGAAAACAAAAAACTTCAGTGCAGGACTAAACTTCGGTGTAGGGGCTGAATTGATAAGCCATTTACAGGTAGGGATAAATTACGGATTGGGATTGACTGACAATTACAGTGCAGACAAACTGGATTTGGGAGGTGCTAAGAACCGTGGATGGTCTATAACAGCTGCAGTTTTGTTTTGA
- the scpA gene encoding methylmalonyl-CoA mutase, whose translation MRPNFKNIDIKNAGFAATNAAEWAKANGIETDWKTPEHIEVKPVYTKEDLEGMEHLNYASGLPPYLRGPYSGMYAMRPWTIRQYAGFSTAEESNAFYRRNLASGQKGLSVAFDLPTHRGYDADNERVVGDVGKAGVSICSLENMKVLFAGIPLNKMSVSMTMNGGVLPVLAFYINAGLEQGAKLEEMAGTIQNDILKEFMVRNTYIYPPEFSMKIIADIFEYTSQKMPKFNSISISGYHMQEAGATADIEMAYTLCDGMEYLRAGVNAGIDVDAFAPRLSFFWAIGVNHFMEIAKMRAARMLWAKIVKSFGAKNPKSLALRTHCQTSGWSLTEQDPFNNVGRTCIEAMAAALGHTQSLHTNALDEAIALPTDFSARIARNTQIYIQEETKICKEIDPWAGSYYVESLTNELVHKGWALIQEIESMGGMAKAIETGLPKMRIEEAAARTQARIDSGVQTIVGVNKYRLPKEDPIDILEIDNTAVRNEQIANLKVLRENRDEEAVQKALADITECVKTKKGNLLELAVKAAGLRASLGEISDACEVVVGRYKAIIRTISGVYSSETKKDADFIKACELTEKFAKKEGRQPRIMIAKMGQDGHDRGAKVVATGYADCGFDVDMGPLFQTPAEAARQAVENDVHVMGVSSLAAGHKTLIPQVIDELKKLGREDIIVIAGGVIPAQDYDFLYKAGVAAIFGPGTSVAKAAVQILEILIGEE comes from the coding sequence ATGAGACCAAATTTTAAAAACATAGATATCAAGAATGCCGGTTTTGCAGCTACCAATGCTGCCGAATGGGCAAAAGCCAATGGCATTGAAACCGATTGGAAAACACCTGAGCATATCGAGGTGAAACCTGTTTATACGAAAGAAGACCTGGAGGGAATGGAGCATCTGAACTATGCTTCCGGTCTGCCTCCTTATCTGCGTGGTCCGTATAGCGGTATGTACGCTATGCGTCCCTGGACAATCCGTCAGTATGCCGGTTTCTCTACCGCAGAAGAATCAAATGCATTCTATCGTCGTAACTTGGCTTCCGGTCAGAAAGGTCTGTCTGTTGCATTCGACCTTCCGACACACCGCGGATACGATGCCGACAACGAACGTGTTGTAGGTGACGTTGGTAAAGCAGGTGTATCCATCTGTTCGCTGGAAAACATGAAAGTATTGTTCGCTGGTATTCCTTTGAACAAGATGTCTGTTTCCATGACCATGAACGGTGGCGTTCTTCCGGTATTGGCATTCTACATCAACGCAGGTCTGGAACAGGGCGCTAAGTTGGAAGAAATGGCCGGTACAATTCAGAACGATATCCTGAAAGAGTTCATGGTGCGTAACACCTATATCTATCCGCCTGAATTCTCTATGAAGATCATCGCTGATATCTTCGAATATACATCACAGAAGATGCCGAAGTTCAACTCTATTTCTATCTCCGGTTACCACATGCAGGAAGCCGGTGCTACGGCAGATATCGAAATGGCTTATACACTGTGCGACGGTATGGAATATCTTCGTGCCGGTGTGAACGCAGGAATCGATGTGGATGCATTCGCTCCGCGTCTGTCATTCTTCTGGGCTATCGGTGTGAACCACTTCATGGAAATCGCCAAGATGCGTGCTGCACGTATGTTGTGGGCGAAGATCGTGAAGAGCTTCGGTGCCAAGAACCCGAAATCACTGGCTTTGCGTACTCACTGCCAGACTTCAGGATGGTCGTTGACGGAACAAGATCCGTTCAATAACGTAGGTCGTACTTGTATCGAGGCTATGGCTGCTGCACTGGGACATACACAGTCTCTGCACACCAACGCGCTGGACGAAGCTATCGCATTGCCGACAGACTTCTCTGCACGTATCGCTCGTAACACACAGATCTATATCCAGGAAGAAACAAAGATTTGTAAGGAAATCGACCCGTGGGCAGGTTCTTACTATGTAGAATCTTTGACAAACGAACTGGTACACAAAGGTTGGGCATTGATCCAGGAAATCGAAAGCATGGGCGGTATGGCAAAAGCTATCGAAACAGGTCTTCCGAAGATGCGTATCGAAGAAGCTGCTGCTCGTACACAGGCTCGTATCGACTCAGGTGTTCAGACAATCGTTGGTGTTAACAAATATCGTCTGCCGAAAGAAGATCCGATCGATATCCTTGAAATCGACAACACTGCCGTTCGTAACGAACAGATTGCCAATTTGAAGGTGTTGCGTGAAAACCGCGACGAAGAAGCTGTTCAGAAAGCATTGGCCGATATCACTGAATGTGTGAAAACTAAGAAAGGCAACTTGCTGGAACTGGCTGTTAAGGCTGCTGGCCTGCGTGCATCATTGGGAGAAATCTCGGATGCCTGCGAAGTTGTTGTGGGACGTTATAAAGCAATCATCAGAACTATATCAGGCGTGTATTCATCAGAAACAAAGAAAGATGCAGACTTCATTAAGGCTTGCGAGCTGACTGAAAAGTTTGCGAAGAAGGAAGGTCGCCAGCCGCGTATCATGATCGCTAAGATGGGTCAGGACGGACACGACCGTGGTGCAAAGGTTGTTGCAACAGGTTATGCAGACTGTGGTTTCGACGTGGATATGGGACCGTTGTTCCAGACTCCGGCAGAAGCTGCCCGTCAGGCTGTTGAAAACGACGTTCACGTAATGGGTGTTTCTTCTCTGGCTGCCGGACACAAGACATTGATCCCGCAGGTTATCGATGAGCTGAAGAAGTTAGGCCGCGAAGACATCATCGTCATCGCCGGTGGTGTAATCCCTGCACAGGACTACGACTTCCTGTACAAAGCAGGTGTTGCTGCTATCTTCGGCCCGGGTACTTCAGTGGCTAAGGCTGCTGTTCAGATCCTGGAAATCCTGATAGGAGAAGAATAA
- a CDS encoding glycosyltransferase family 2 protein: protein MESINCFLPYISPELLAPIVEELNKTGLIDKIFLMTSNPDVEPYPGCEILSVDTLTSTQTLRSIYEHAEGKNVLLYLRPGLIRFGQYALERMDTVLQECKYNRIVYADYYEISNGTKKNHPVNDYQLGSVRDDFDFGPLLMIKYDALDTYLVQLPDKAPVYKYAGLYRFRLHCAALVEGIIHIREYLYTFQEEDIRKSGEKQFDYVNPKNRDVQLEMEAAFTSTLRYNKEYLKKKIQSVKFASKGFKYEATVIIPVRNRVRTIEDAIRSVFMQQASFKFNLIIVDNHSTDGTTEVIRRYASDDRLVHLIPERDDLGIGGCWNLAAAHPLCGKFSVQLDSDDVYSGPDTLQKIVDTFYTEKCAMVIGTYKMTDFDLNEIPPGIIDHREWTPENGRNNALRINGLGAPRAFYTPILREIKMPNVSYGEDYAIGLAISRTYAIGRIYDVLYLCRRWEDNTDASLDIHKVNEYNAYKDSLRTRELRARGNVL, encoded by the coding sequence ATGGAATCGATCAATTGTTTTTTACCTTATATTTCTCCTGAACTACTCGCTCCTATTGTTGAAGAGTTGAATAAAACGGGTCTTATCGATAAGATTTTCCTGATGACATCCAATCCTGATGTCGAACCATATCCCGGTTGTGAGATACTCTCAGTCGATACACTAACCAGCACACAAACGCTGCGTTCTATCTATGAACATGCGGAAGGAAAGAATGTTTTGCTTTATCTCCGTCCCGGCCTGATCCGGTTTGGACAATATGCACTGGAACGGATGGATACGGTTCTTCAGGAATGTAAATACAACCGGATTGTTTATGCCGATTATTATGAGATATCAAACGGAACTAAAAAGAACCATCCGGTGAATGATTACCAGTTGGGAAGTGTTCGGGATGATTTTGACTTCGGGCCGTTGCTGATGATTAAATATGATGCATTAGACACTTATCTGGTGCAACTTCCCGATAAGGCTCCCGTGTATAAATATGCCGGTCTGTATCGTTTTCGTCTTCATTGTGCTGCTTTAGTGGAGGGAATTATTCATATCAGGGAGTATCTGTATACATTCCAGGAAGAAGATATCCGTAAAAGCGGGGAAAAGCAGTTTGATTATGTAAATCCTAAAAACAGGGATGTTCAGTTGGAAATGGAAGCTGCATTTACTTCTACCCTGAGATATAATAAAGAATATCTGAAAAAGAAAATCCAGTCAGTAAAGTTTGCATCGAAAGGCTTCAAATATGAAGCTACTGTGATTATCCCTGTCCGCAACCGGGTACGAACCATTGAAGATGCTATCCGTTCCGTGTTTATGCAACAGGCTTCGTTTAAGTTCAATCTGATCATTGTAGATAATCATTCCACAGACGGAACTACCGAGGTGATTCGTCGGTATGCTTCCGACGACCGGTTGGTTCATCTGATTCCCGAACGTGACGACTTGGGGATAGGCGGATGCTGGAATTTAGCTGCCGCTCATCCGTTATGCGGTAAGTTCAGTGTGCAACTCGACAGCGATGACGTATATAGCGGGCCGGATACATTGCAGAAGATTGTCGATACGTTCTACACTGAAAAATGTGCAATGGTAATCGGAACCTATAAAATGACCGACTTCGACCTGAATGAAATACCACCGGGCATTATCGACCACCGGGAGTGGACCCCGGAAAACGGACGTAATAATGCGTTACGCATTAACGGGCTGGGAGCACCAAGAGCCTTTTATACTCCGATACTTCGCGAAATAAAGATGCCGAACGTAAGTTATGGTGAAGATTACGCGATCGGCCTGGCTATTTCACGCACTTACGCGATCGGCCGGATTTATGATGTCCTGTATCTCTGCCGGCGCTGGGAAGACAATACGGATGCTTCACTCGATATACACAAGGTTAATGAATATAATGCTTATAAAGACAGCCTGCGTACACGGGAGTTGAGGGCGCGTGGAAATGTTTTATGA
- a CDS encoding RNA recognition motif domain-containing protein: MNLYISNLSYNITDADLRELFAEYGEITSAKVITDRETGRSRGFGFVELSDEELAKKAIEELNQASYDEKIINVTEARPREERSDRGGNRGCYGSNRGGGGYGSNRGGGGYGSNRGGGRY; encoded by the coding sequence ATGAATCTTTACATTTCAAATTTAAGTTACAACATCACAGATGCTGACTTAAGAGAATTATTTGCAGAATATGGTGAAATCACTTCTGCAAAAGTTATTACAGACAGAGAAACCGGCCGTTCAAGAGGATTTGGTTTCGTAGAATTAAGCGATGAAGAGTTAGCAAAAAAAGCAATTGAAGAATTAAACCAGGCAAGCTATGATGAAAAGATCATCAATGTAACAGAAGCCAGACCCAGAGAAGAAAGAAGCGACAGAGGCGGCAATAGAGGCTGCTACGGTTCTAACAGAGGTGGTGGCGGTTACGGCTCTAACAGAGGTGGCGGTGGCTACGGCTCTAACAGAGGCGGTGGAAGATATTAA
- the murQ gene encoding N-acetylmuramic acid 6-phosphate etherase — protein sequence MSFTKITEQDSLYNDLEEKSVRELLEDINTEDQKVALAVQKTIPQIEKLVDQIVPRMKQGGRIFYLGAGTSGRLGVLDASEIPPTFGMPPTLVIGLIAGGDTALRNPVENAEDDMERGWEELQEHQVTTKDTVIGIAASGATPYVIGALRKAREQGILTASISSNPDSPMAAQADVAIEMIVGPEFVTGSSRMKSGTGQKMILNMISTSVMIRLGRVKGNRMINMQLTNQKLVDRGTRMVAEELGLSYGQSQRLLLMYGSVKAAVDEYRKHNI from the coding sequence ATGTCATTTACTAAAATAACAGAACAAGATTCATTATATAATGACCTGGAAGAGAAATCTGTTCGGGAGTTGTTGGAAGATATAAACACAGAAGACCAGAAGGTCGCATTGGCAGTGCAAAAAACAATCCCCCAGATAGAGAAACTGGTAGATCAGATCGTTCCCCGGATGAAACAGGGAGGGCGTATCTTTTATCTGGGGGCCGGAACAAGCGGTCGGCTGGGAGTGCTCGATGCTTCTGAAATACCTCCTACTTTCGGAATGCCCCCTACTTTGGTGATCGGTCTGATTGCCGGTGGCGATACAGCTCTTCGCAATCCGGTAGAGAATGCGGAAGATGACATGGAGCGTGGTTGGGAGGAATTGCAGGAGCATCAGGTCACGACCAAAGATACGGTGATCGGTATTGCTGCATCCGGTGCGACCCCTTATGTGATTGGAGCTTTGCGTAAAGCCCGTGAGCAGGGGATACTGACAGCCTCTATCTCTAGTAATCCGGATTCACCCATGGCTGCTCAGGCCGATGTGGCGATCGAAATGATTGTCGGTCCGGAATTTGTAACCGGTAGTTCGCGTATGAAGTCCGGTACGGGACAAAAGATGATTCTGAATATGATTTCAACATCTGTTATGATCCGGTTGGGGCGTGTAAAAGGCAACCGGATGATCAATATGCAATTGACTAATCAGAAACTGGTCGACCGCGGAACGCGGATGGTGGCAGAGGAGTTGGGACTGAGTTATGGCCAGTCGCAGCGACTCCTTCTCATGTATGGATCGGTAAAGGCTGCCGTTGATGAATATCGAAAACATAATATTTGA
- the mutA gene encoding methylmalonyl-CoA mutase small subunit produces the protein MAELKEKLFSDFAPVSTEEWMAKITADLKGAPFEKKLVWKTGEGFNVNPFYRAEDIEGLKTTESLPGEFPYVRGTKKDNDWKVRQNIEVTCFKEANEKALDLLTKGVTSLGFIIKGDEVNAENIATLLNGICPEATELNFNTCNCKAEKLIGILEYYLKGKDVDLNKCFGSVNYDPFKKPLVKGKENGNWVEAASAVLKAGQALPGYKVLAVNGFYFNNAGAYITQELGYSLAWGNELMAKLTEAGFSADEVAKKIKFNLGISSNYFMEIAKFRAARWLWAEIVAAYNPACNCACKMNVHAQTSEWNMTVYDAHVNLLRSQTEAMSAALAGVDSITVRPFDKTYQTPDDFSERIARNQQLLLKEECHLDKVVDPSAGSYYVEVLTNSLADVAWKLFLEVEDKGGFGAEVANGNIQNAVNASNVARKKAVATRREILLGSNQFPNFTEVAAGKIKETASCCCGGGHSCGESTVTPLDFSRGASEFEALRLATENSGKTPKVFMLTIGNLSMRIARSQFSSNFFACAGYKVIDNLGFETVEAGVDAAMEAGAQIVVLCSSDDEYAEYAPAAYKALAGRAEFVVAGAPECMEDLKAQGIDQFINVKSNVLETLKAFNAKLGIA, from the coding sequence ATGGCAGAACTAAAAGAAAAACTTTTCTCAGATTTCGCTCCGGTCTCTACTGAAGAATGGATGGCGAAGATCACGGCTGACCTGAAAGGTGCTCCGTTTGAGAAAAAGCTTGTTTGGAAGACAGGCGAAGGATTTAATGTAAATCCTTTCTATCGTGCAGAAGACATCGAAGGACTAAAGACAACCGAGTCTCTTCCCGGTGAATTCCCTTATGTTCGCGGAACAAAAAAGGATAACGATTGGAAGGTACGCCAGAACATCGAAGTAACATGTTTCAAAGAAGCCAATGAAAAGGCTCTTGACCTGCTGACCAAAGGTGTTACTTCACTCGGTTTCATCATCAAAGGTGATGAAGTAAATGCCGAAAATATTGCCACTTTATTGAACGGGATTTGTCCGGAAGCTACTGAACTGAACTTCAATACTTGCAACTGCAAGGCTGAAAAGTTGATCGGCATCCTGGAATATTACCTGAAAGGAAAAGATGTAGACCTGAACAAATGTTTCGGTTCTGTCAACTACGATCCTTTCAAGAAACCGTTAGTGAAAGGTAAAGAAAATGGAAATTGGGTGGAAGCTGCATCTGCTGTGCTCAAAGCAGGACAGGCTTTACCTGGTTATAAAGTATTAGCTGTAAACGGTTTCTACTTCAACAATGCCGGTGCTTATATCACTCAGGAACTGGGTTATTCATTGGCTTGGGGTAACGAACTGATGGCGAAGCTGACTGAAGCCGGTTTCAGCGCAGACGAAGTTGCCAAGAAGATCAAATTCAATCTGGGTATTAGCTCCAACTACTTCATGGAAATCGCTAAGTTCCGTGCTGCCCGTTGGTTGTGGGCTGAGATCGTTGCTGCTTACAATCCTGCATGCAACTGTGCCTGCAAGATGAATGTACATGCTCAGACTTCCGAATGGAACATGACTGTTTACGATGCTCACGTAAACCTGTTGCGTTCTCAGACTGAAGCGATGTCTGCCGCTTTGGCCGGTGTCGATTCTATCACTGTTCGTCCGTTCGATAAGACTTATCAGACTCCGGATGATTTCTCAGAACGTATCGCACGTAACCAACAATTACTGCTGAAAGAAGAATGTCACCTGGATAAGGTGGTCGATCCTTCTGCCGGTTCTTATTATGTAGAAGTACTGACTAACTCGTTGGCTGACGTTGCCTGGAAACTGTTCCTGGAAGTAGAAGACAAAGGCGGTTTCGGTGCTGAAGTGGCTAACGGTAACATACAGAATGCAGTAAATGCTTCTAACGTAGCCCGTAAGAAAGCGGTTGCTACCCGTCGTGAAATCCTGCTGGGTTCTAACCAGTTCCCGAACTTCACAGAAGTAGCTGCCGGTAAGATCAAAGAAACAGCTTCCTGCTGTTGTGGCGGTGGTCACTCTTGTGGTGAATCGACTGTTACTCCTCTTGATTTCTCTCGTGGTGCATCTGAATTTGAAGCATTGCGTCTGGCAACGGAAAATAGCGGTAAGACTCCGAAAGTGTTTATGTTGACTATCGGTAACCTGTCTATGCGTATTGCCCGTTCACAGTTCTCAAGTAACTTCTTTGCTTGTGCAGGATACAAGGTAATTGATAACTTAGGTTTCGAAACAGTAGAAGCCGGCGTTGATGCAGCGATGGAAGCAGGTGCTCAGATCGTTGTTCTTTGTTCTAGTGATGACGAATATGCAGAATATGCTCCTGCTGCTTATAAAGCATTGGCCGGACGTGCTGAGTTCGTTGTAGCCGGTGCTCCTGAATGTATGGAAGACCTGAAAGCTCAGGGTATCGATCAATTTATCAATGTAAAGAGCAACGTGCTCGAAACATTGAAGGCTTTCAACGCAAAATTAGGAATCGCTTAA
- a CDS encoding winged helix-turn-helix domain-containing protein produces MTKGTIGLNAGTIWNLLLDGGCWSLEELKKATSLCEADLWSAIGWLARENKIQIKSANCQLAFCPGMNYDF; encoded by the coding sequence ATGACGAAAGGAACAATTGGATTAAATGCAGGTACCATCTGGAATCTGTTACTGGATGGTGGATGTTGGAGTTTAGAGGAGCTAAAAAAAGCGACCTCATTGTGTGAAGCTGATTTATGGTCTGCAATCGGATGGCTAGCACGCGAAAATAAGATTCAGATCAAGAGTGCAAATTGCCAACTAGCTTTTTGTCCGGGAATGAATTACGATTTTTAG